One part of the Vicia villosa cultivar HV-30 ecotype Madison, WI linkage group LG6, Vvil1.0, whole genome shotgun sequence genome encodes these proteins:
- the LOC131609242 gene encoding GDSL esterase/lipase EXL2-like isoform X1 — protein sequence MKFQTHSYLFSTTFLRLTIFLVIFCKTKAVLKLLPNVSVTTVFVFGDSIMDTGNNNNMSTPSRCNYPPYGRDFKGGIPYGRFSNGKVPSDFIVSELGIKEYLPAYLDPNLQPSELLTGVNFASGGAGYDPMTSKLEVAISMSGQLYLFKDYILRLKRLVGEDRTNFILANSLFFVVLGSNDISNTYYLSHMRQVEYDFPTYSDFLVNSAYSFYKVILNFHRKYFIHF from the exons ATGAAGTTCCAAACACATTCTTATCTATTTTCCACTACATTTCTCCGTTTGAcaatatttttagttattttttgcAAAACAAAGGCTGTTTTGAAACTGCTGCCAAATGTTTCGGTTACAACGGTGTTTGTGTTTGGAGATTCAATCATGGATACTGGAAATAACAACAATATGTCAACACCGTCTCGGTGCAATTACCCTCCTTATGGAAGAGATTTTAAAGGAGGAATTCCATACGGAAGATTTAGCAACGGAAAAGTTCCGTCTGATTTTATAG TTTCAGAATTAGGAATAAAAGAGTATCTACCAGCATATTTGGATCCAAATCTGCAGCCTAGTGAATTGCTCACAGGTGTGAACTTTGCATCTGGTGGTGCAGGATATGATCCTATGACATCAAAATTAGAG GTAGCTATATCTATGTCTGGACAACTATACTTGTTCAAAGATTACATTTTGAGACTTAAAAGACTTGTTGGTGAAGATAGAACAAATTTCATCTTAGCCAATAGTCTCTTTTTTGTGGTATTAGGAAGCAATGATATTTCTAACACATACTATTTGTCTCATATGAGACAAGTGGAATATGATTTTCCTACTTACTCTGATTTCTTAGTCAACTCAGCTTATAGCTTCTACAAGGTAATTTTGAACTTTCATCGAAAATATTTCATCCACTTTTAA
- the LOC131609242 gene encoding GDSL esterase/lipase EXL2-like isoform X2, protein MKFQTHSYLFSTTFLRLTIFLVIFCKTKAVLKLLPNVSVTTVFVFGDSIMDTGNNNNMSTPSRCNYPPYGRDFKGGIPYGRFSNGKVPSDFIVSELGIKEYLPAYLDPNLQPSELLTGVNFASGGAGYDPMTSKLEVAISMSGQLYLFKDYILRLKRLVGEDRTNFILANSLFFVVLGSNDISNTYYLSHMRQVEYDFPTYSDFLVNSAYSFYKDGYELA, encoded by the exons ATGAAGTTCCAAACACATTCTTATCTATTTTCCACTACATTTCTCCGTTTGAcaatatttttagttattttttgcAAAACAAAGGCTGTTTTGAAACTGCTGCCAAATGTTTCGGTTACAACGGTGTTTGTGTTTGGAGATTCAATCATGGATACTGGAAATAACAACAATATGTCAACACCGTCTCGGTGCAATTACCCTCCTTATGGAAGAGATTTTAAAGGAGGAATTCCATACGGAAGATTTAGCAACGGAAAAGTTCCGTCTGATTTTATAG TTTCAGAATTAGGAATAAAAGAGTATCTACCAGCATATTTGGATCCAAATCTGCAGCCTAGTGAATTGCTCACAGGTGTGAACTTTGCATCTGGTGGTGCAGGATATGATCCTATGACATCAAAATTAGAG GTAGCTATATCTATGTCTGGACAACTATACTTGTTCAAAGATTACATTTTGAGACTTAAAAGACTTGTTGGTGAAGATAGAACAAATTTCATCTTAGCCAATAGTCTCTTTTTTGTGGTATTAGGAAGCAATGATATTTCTAACACATACTATTTGTCTCATATGAGACAAGTGGAATATGATTTTCCTACTTACTCTGATTTCTTAGTCAACTCAGCTTATAGCTTCTACAAG GATGGATATGAGTTGGCATAA